One window of the Devosia sp. 2618 genome contains the following:
- a CDS encoding porin family protein, whose amino-acid sequence MRQFFTIAVAALAATLTLGGAFAADAITVPTSSADAIPVSEGGFDWSGFYAGVFAGAQRPGGGDTQLGLGIQAGINAQFDFYLVGLELAVQGLSGSVGETSYGQILGRAGLVVTDDVLVYAAGGYGIDLGPSQDQNVLIGGGVELAVTDIVTVDAQYLHGFPTDGGAANDQFTIGANFHF is encoded by the coding sequence ATGCGCCAGTTCTTTACAATCGCCGTTGCTGCCCTCGCGGCCACTCTCACGTTGGGAGGAGCGTTTGCGGCAGATGCGATTACAGTGCCGACCAGTTCGGCTGACGCCATACCGGTCTCAGAGGGTGGATTTGACTGGAGCGGCTTTTATGCCGGTGTTTTCGCAGGTGCACAGCGCCCCGGCGGCGGGGACACCCAGTTGGGCCTCGGCATACAGGCTGGCATCAACGCCCAGTTCGATTTCTATCTTGTTGGCCTTGAACTCGCTGTGCAGGGCCTGTCAGGTAGCGTCGGCGAAACCAGCTATGGCCAGATCCTGGGACGCGCAGGGCTGGTCGTCACCGATGACGTCCTCGTCTATGCGGCGGGCGGCTATGGAATCGATCTGGGGCCATCGCAAGACCAGAATGTCTTGATCGGCGGCGGCGTGGAACTGGCAGTGACGGACATCGTCACAGTCGACGCCCAATATCTGCACGGTTTTCCGACAGATGGCGGTGCCGCCAACGACCAATTCACGATTGGCGCCAACTTCCACTTCTGA
- a CDS encoding NADH-quinone oxidoreductase subunit B family protein, with protein sequence MGLSEQNGTLVAPRPTGLIDPRTNQVAGANDPFFTDVTDELADKGFLVSTVAQLVTWARTGSLMWMQTGLACCAVEMMQMSMPRYDIERFGTAPRASPRQSDVLIVAGTLTNKMAPALRKVYDQMPEPRYVISMGSCANGGGYYHYSYSVVRGCDRVLPVDVYVPGCPPTAEALLYGILLLQKKIRRTGTIER encoded by the coding sequence ATGGGATTGAGCGAACAAAATGGTACGCTGGTCGCGCCGCGCCCCACTGGTCTTATCGATCCGCGCACCAACCAAGTTGCTGGCGCCAACGATCCGTTCTTCACTGACGTAACGGACGAGCTGGCCGACAAGGGTTTCCTCGTTTCGACCGTGGCGCAGCTCGTTACCTGGGCGCGCACGGGCTCATTGATGTGGATGCAGACTGGTCTGGCGTGCTGCGCCGTTGAGATGATGCAGATGTCGATGCCGCGCTACGACATCGAGCGATTCGGTACAGCGCCGCGCGCTTCACCACGCCAGTCTGACGTGCTGATCGTCGCTGGCACGCTGACCAACAAGATGGCACCCGCTCTGCGCAAGGTCTACGACCAGATGCCTGAGCCGCGTTATGTCATTTCTATGGGTAGCTGCGCCAATGGCGGCGGCTACTATCACTATTCTTATTCGGTTGTTCGTGGTTGTGACCGTGTGCTGCCGGTGGACGTCTATGTTCCAGGCTGCCCGCCAACCGCTGAGGCCCTTCTTTACGGTATTCTGCTGCTGCAAAAGAAAATCCGCCGCACCGGCACAATTGAACGCTAG
- a CDS encoding NADH-quinone oxidoreductase subunit A, which yields MTDLLSDYLPIIIFLALAGVIGIALLVTPFLVAVKNPDPEKVSAFEAGFDAFDDARMKFDVRFYLVSILFIIFDLEVAFLFPWAVAFHDVGWFGFWSMMIFLGVLTVGFIYEWRKGALEWD from the coding sequence ATGACTGATTTGCTCAGCGACTATCTGCCGATAATCATCTTCCTCGCGCTTGCCGGGGTTATTGGTATCGCTCTATTGGTGACGCCGTTCCTTGTCGCCGTGAAAAATCCCGACCCTGAAAAGGTGTCCGCATTCGAAGCAGGCTTTGACGCCTTCGACGACGCGCGCATGAAGTTCGATGTGCGATTCTATCTCGTTTCTATTCTCTTCATTATTTTCGATCTTGAAGTCGCGTTCCTGTTCCCTTGGGCCGTTGCGTTCCATGATGTTGGTTGGTTCGGTTTCTGGTCGATGATGATCTTTCTCGGTGTGTTGACCGTGGGCTTTATCTACGAATGGCGCAAAGGGGCCCTGGAATGGGATTGA
- a CDS encoding NADH-quinone oxidoreductase subunit C, with translation MDLGDHIAGALGDAVLAQDVAYGELTLTVERDAIVTVATFLRDDARCRFISFTDVCGADYPARDERFEVVYHFMSPHLNQRIRVKVAADDITPVPSITGVFKGAEWFEREAYDLYGILFSGHGDLRRILTDYGFDGHPLRKDFPTTGFVEVRYDEERKRVVYEPVKLMQEYRSFDYLSPWEGTDYVLPGDEKAKQ, from the coding sequence ATGGATCTCGGCGATCATATCGCAGGCGCTCTTGGCGATGCGGTTCTGGCTCAGGATGTCGCCTATGGCGAACTGACCTTGACCGTCGAACGTGACGCGATTGTCACTGTCGCCACTTTCCTGCGCGACGATGCGCGCTGCCGGTTTATCAGCTTTACTGACGTCTGCGGTGCTGACTATCCGGCGCGCGATGAGCGGTTTGAAGTGGTCTACCACTTTATGAGCCCGCACCTGAACCAGCGTATTCGCGTCAAGGTGGCGGCCGACGACATTACCCCAGTGCCGAGCATCACCGGCGTATTTAAGGGCGCTGAATGGTTCGAGCGCGAGGCTTATGATCTATACGGCATCCTGTTCTCGGGTCATGGCGATTTGCGCCGCATCCTCACCGATTACGGTTTTGACGGGCATCCGCTTCGCAAGGACTTCCCGACCACGGGCTTCGTGGAAGTGCGTTACGACGAAGAGCGGAAGCGCGTTGTCTATGAGCCGGTAAAGCTCATGCAGGAATATCGTTCGTTCGACTATTTGTCGCCTTGGGAGGGTACAGACTATGTGCTGCCCGGTGACGAGAAGGCCAAGCAATGA